Sequence from the Candidatus Margulisiibacteriota bacterium genome:
CCGGCAATGTCGTTGGCTTTGGAAGCCACTTCGACGATCAGCTGCGCGCCCATATTTTCAAAGGGGTCTTCCAGCTCGATCTCTTTGGCGATAGTCACGCCGTCATTGGTGATCGTCGGCGAACCAAATTTTTTCTCCAGAGCCACATTGTGCCCGCGCGGGCCGATCGTGATCTTGACCGCGTTGGCCACTTTGTCCACGCCGGACTCGAGTTTGCGCCATACCTCATCTCCGTAAACTAACTGTTTTGCCATTTTTTCGCTCCTTTTCTTTTAAAATTTAGACTGCGCGCCCTGCATACACATTGTATGTACATTGTACATACAGGTTAAGCAACTATCGCCAGAACGTCGCTCTCAGCGATAATAATGTATTCTTTTTCCGCGATCTTGATCTCCGTGCCGCTGTATTTGGAATAATACACGGTGTCGCCGACCTTGATCTCCAGCGGGGTTTTCGTGCCGTTGTCCAGCGCTTTGCCGCTGC
This genomic interval carries:
- the groES gene encoding co-chaperone GroES, with product MAVKLKPLHDKIVIEKPEEEKATKSGIILPDNAKEKPQTGKVIAVGSGKALDNGTKTPLEIKVGDTVYYSKYSGTEIKIAEKEYIIIAESDVLAIVA